A DNA window from Hevea brasiliensis isolate MT/VB/25A 57/8 chromosome 2, ASM3005281v1, whole genome shotgun sequence contains the following coding sequences:
- the LOC110648255 gene encoding pentatricopeptide repeat-containing protein At1g26460, mitochondrial isoform X1: MAYKMGILTRNKIIIKTFSSIKSISTFTFLSQEPQLATEPTHSDPIPPTTTTRLPPNPAFGSPLYNENLRNPIPNSSPGGQSLINFGFLQQTLAGRIRSMSQNLDLNDLLNVFADWMSSQRWPDVKQLFEFWIRSLDKNGKPNKSDVNLYNHYLRANLMMGATAGDMLDLVARMEEYGLLPNTASFNLVLKAMYQARETKAAEKLVQRMEQTGNDSQPDDESYDLVIEILFLTEQIDVALKYIDKSLKYGYTLSVRVFNDCVNSCVNKGRLDALVLIIEKCKTMDQNKAFCPTWTTCNFIAEAAMREDNNKLAYYALEFMAKWIARGENTRPAVLLSADEGLVVSALGTAGRTYSSTLLDASCKILHQSLREKKTPNPESYIGKIYAYASLGNLQKAFSTLREFESAYGSSSGKEAEEELFSPFTSLYPMVVACSKKGFETLDSVYFQLGNLSCAEHPYKSVAALNCIVLGCANIWDLDRAYQTFEAIGSSFGLTPDIHSYNALMYAFGRLKKTFEATRLFDHMVTLGIKPNSTSYSLLVDVHLINRDAKSALSVIDEMVSVGFIPSKETLRKVRRRCVREMDYDSDACVDSLTKKFKIRMGLENRRDILFNLEYGTDYA, translated from the exons ATGGCGTATAAAATGGGAATCCTTACACGAAACAAAATCATAATCAAAACCTTTAGCTCCATCAAATCCATCTCCACCTTCACCTTCCTCTCTCAAGAACCCCAACTTGCTACCGAGCCAACCCACTCCGATCCTATCCCCCCCACCACCACCACTCGTTTACCTCCAAACCCAGCCTTCGGCAGTCCACTCTACAATGAGAACTTGCGCAACCCAATCCCAAACTCATCCCCTGGTGGTCAGTCTCTAATTAATTTCGGCTTCCTCCAGCAAACGCTAGCTGGTCGCATCCGGTCCATGTCTCAAAATCTCGACCTCAATGATCTGTTGAATGTGTTCGCGGATTGGATGAGCTCGCAGCGATGGCCTGATGTGAAACAACTGTTTGAGTTCTGGATAAGGTCGCTGGACAAAAATGGCAAGCCTAATAAGTCTGATGTCAATTTGTATAATCATTATTTGAGAGCAAATTTGATGATGGGAGCTACTGCTGGGGATATGTTGGACTTGGTTGCTCGGATGGAGGAGTATGGTTTGTTGCCTAACACAGCTTCCTTCAATTTGGTGCTCAAAGCCATGTACCAGGCCAGAGAGACTAAGGCTGCCGAGAAGTTGGTCCAAAG GATGGAGCAGACAGGGAATGATTCTCAGCCTGATGATGAGTCATATGATTTGGTTATTGAAATCCTCTTCTTGACAGAACAAATTGATGTTgccttgaaatatatagataagagTTTGAAATATGGTTATACGTTATCAGTGAGAGTGTTTAATGATTGTGTAAACAGTTGTGTTAATAAAGGCAGACTGGATGCGTTGGTGTTGATAATTGAAAAGTGCAAG ACAATGGATCAGAACAAAGCTTTCTGTCCAACTTGGACCACGTGCAACTTTATTGCAGAAGCTGCAATGAGAGAGGATAATAACAAGTTAGCATATTATGCCTTAGAATTTATGGCCAAATGGATTGCCAGGGGTGAGAATACTAGGCCTGCTGTTCTTCTTTCTGCAGATGAAGGGCTGGTTGTATCTGCACTTGGAACTGCTGGCAGGACCTACAGTTCTACTCTCTTggatgcatcatgcaaaattctTCACCAATCATTACGTGAAAAAAAGACACCTAACCCAGAATCTTATATTGGGAAAATATATGCCTATGCATCACTGGGGAATCTACAGAAGGCATTTAGTACTCTGCGTGAATTTGAGTCTGCTTATGGGAGTTCTTCTGGCAAAGAAGCTGAAGAAGAACTGTTCTCACCATTTACTTCTCTATATCCTATGGTTGTGGCATGCTCAAAGAAAGGTTTTGAGACTCTGGACTcg GTATATTTTCAGCTGGGGAATTTGAGCTGTGCAGAACATCCATACAAGTCTGTTGCTGCTCTTAATTGTATAGTTTTAGGTTGTGCAAATATATGGGACCTTGACCGTGCCTATCAAACTTTTGAGGCGATTGGCTCTTCTTTTGGATTGACCCCTGATATTCATTCATACAATGCTCTTATGTATGCCTTTGGAAGGCTTAAGAAG ACATTTGAGGCTACAAGGTTGTTTGATCACATGGTAACTTTAGGTATCAAACCCAACTCAACATCATATTCATTGCTTGTTGATGTTCATCTCATCAATCGAGATGCAAAATCTGCTCTCTCTGTAATTGACGAGATG GTGTCTGTCGGATTTATCCCCTCAAAGGAAACACTAAGGAAGGTCAGAAGGCGTTGTGTTCGTGAGATGGACTATGACAGTGATGCTTGTGTGGACTCCTTGACTAAAAAGTTCAAAATTCGAATGGGTCTTGAGAATCGTAGGGACATCCTATTCAATCTTGAGTATGGCACTGATTATGCTTGA
- the LOC110648255 gene encoding pentatricopeptide repeat-containing protein At1g26460, mitochondrial isoform X2 encodes MAYKMGILTRNKIIIKTFSSIKSISTFTFLSQEPQLATEPTHSDPIPPTTTTRLPPNPAFGSPLYNENLRNPIPNSSPGGQSLINFGFLQQTLAGRIRSMSQNLDLNDLLNVFADWMSSQRWPDVKQLFEFWIRSLDKNGKPNKSDVNLYNHYLRANLMMGATAGDMLDLVARMEEYGLLPNTASFNLVLKAMYQARETKAAEKLVQRMEQTGNDSQPDDESYDLVIEILFLTEQIDVALKYIDKSLKYGYTLSVRVFNDCVNSCVNKGRLDALVLIIEKCKTMDQNKAFCPTWTTCNFIAEAAMREDNNKLAYYALEFMAKWIARGENTRPAVLLSADEGLVVSALGTAGRTYSSTLLDASCKILHQSLREKKTPNPESYIGKIYAYASLGNLQKAFSTLREFESAYGSSSGKEAEEELFSPFTSLYPMVVACSKKGFETLDSVYFQLGNLSCAEHPYKSVAALNCIVLGCANIWDLDRAYQTFEAIGSSFGLTPDIHSYNALMYAFGRLKKVSNPTQHHIHCLLMFISSIEMQNLLSL; translated from the exons ATGGCGTATAAAATGGGAATCCTTACACGAAACAAAATCATAATCAAAACCTTTAGCTCCATCAAATCCATCTCCACCTTCACCTTCCTCTCTCAAGAACCCCAACTTGCTACCGAGCCAACCCACTCCGATCCTATCCCCCCCACCACCACCACTCGTTTACCTCCAAACCCAGCCTTCGGCAGTCCACTCTACAATGAGAACTTGCGCAACCCAATCCCAAACTCATCCCCTGGTGGTCAGTCTCTAATTAATTTCGGCTTCCTCCAGCAAACGCTAGCTGGTCGCATCCGGTCCATGTCTCAAAATCTCGACCTCAATGATCTGTTGAATGTGTTCGCGGATTGGATGAGCTCGCAGCGATGGCCTGATGTGAAACAACTGTTTGAGTTCTGGATAAGGTCGCTGGACAAAAATGGCAAGCCTAATAAGTCTGATGTCAATTTGTATAATCATTATTTGAGAGCAAATTTGATGATGGGAGCTACTGCTGGGGATATGTTGGACTTGGTTGCTCGGATGGAGGAGTATGGTTTGTTGCCTAACACAGCTTCCTTCAATTTGGTGCTCAAAGCCATGTACCAGGCCAGAGAGACTAAGGCTGCCGAGAAGTTGGTCCAAAG GATGGAGCAGACAGGGAATGATTCTCAGCCTGATGATGAGTCATATGATTTGGTTATTGAAATCCTCTTCTTGACAGAACAAATTGATGTTgccttgaaatatatagataagagTTTGAAATATGGTTATACGTTATCAGTGAGAGTGTTTAATGATTGTGTAAACAGTTGTGTTAATAAAGGCAGACTGGATGCGTTGGTGTTGATAATTGAAAAGTGCAAG ACAATGGATCAGAACAAAGCTTTCTGTCCAACTTGGACCACGTGCAACTTTATTGCAGAAGCTGCAATGAGAGAGGATAATAACAAGTTAGCATATTATGCCTTAGAATTTATGGCCAAATGGATTGCCAGGGGTGAGAATACTAGGCCTGCTGTTCTTCTTTCTGCAGATGAAGGGCTGGTTGTATCTGCACTTGGAACTGCTGGCAGGACCTACAGTTCTACTCTCTTggatgcatcatgcaaaattctTCACCAATCATTACGTGAAAAAAAGACACCTAACCCAGAATCTTATATTGGGAAAATATATGCCTATGCATCACTGGGGAATCTACAGAAGGCATTTAGTACTCTGCGTGAATTTGAGTCTGCTTATGGGAGTTCTTCTGGCAAAGAAGCTGAAGAAGAACTGTTCTCACCATTTACTTCTCTATATCCTATGGTTGTGGCATGCTCAAAGAAAGGTTTTGAGACTCTGGACTcg GTATATTTTCAGCTGGGGAATTTGAGCTGTGCAGAACATCCATACAAGTCTGTTGCTGCTCTTAATTGTATAGTTTTAGGTTGTGCAAATATATGGGACCTTGACCGTGCCTATCAAACTTTTGAGGCGATTGGCTCTTCTTTTGGATTGACCCCTGATATTCATTCATACAATGCTCTTATGTATGCCTTTGGAAGGCTTAAGAAG GTATCAAACCCAACTCAACATCATATTCATTGCTTGTTGATGTTCATCTCATCAATCGAGATGCAAAATCTGCTCTCTCTGTAA
- the LOC110648256 gene encoding triose phosphate/phosphate translocator, chloroplastic isoform X1, translating to MASSVTASIHSSICASRLPSLYLSPSRITPNHVLLKTRSHLDTRLAFSSLPDIPNSPLPVEFSSKPLRLAGWSQTIRRRGSVELPVVKAAAADAEGHVEPAKSFGERFPALVTGFFFFMWYFLNVVFNILNKKVYNYFPYPYFVSVIHLLVGVAYCLVSWAVGLPKRAPIDRDLLLLLTPVAFCHALGHVMSNVSFAAVAVSFTHTIKALEPFFNAAASQFVLGHQIPLSLWLSLAPVVIGVSMASLTELSFNWTGFISAMISNIAFTYRSIYSKKAMTGMDSTNVYAYISIIALLFCIPPAVLIEGPQLMQYGFRGAIAKVGLFKFVSDLFWIGLFYHLYNQVATNTLERVAPLTHAVGNVLKRVFVIGFSIVVFGNRISTQTGIGTAIAIAGVAIYSLIKANMEEQKRVRLSCAASSCANKYGNSDL from the exons ATGGCTTCTTCTGTCACAGCCTCAAttcattcttcaatttgtgcttCTCGCTTGCCTTCACTCTACTTATCGCCTAGCAGAATTACGCCAAATCATGTTTTGCTTAAAACTCGATCACACCTCGATACTCGCTTGGCTTTCTCTTCGTTGCCGGACATTCCAAACTCTCCTTTGCCAGTTGAATTCTCAAGCAAGCCGTTGAGACTCGCCGGTTGGAGTCAAACGATTAGGCGACGAGGTTCTGTTGAACTTCCTGTCGTAAAAGCTGCAGCTGCTGATGCCGAAGG ACATGTGGAGCCTGCTAAAAGCTTTGGCGAGAGATTTCCTGCACTGGTTACGGGTTTCTTCTTCTTTATGTG GTACTTCTTAAATGTCGTCTTCAACATTCTGAACAAGAAGGTCTATAATTATTTCCCATATCCATA TTTTGTATCGGTCATACATCTCTTAGTTGGAGTGGCATACTGTCTTGTTTCTTGGGCTGTTGGTCTACCAAAACGTGCA CCGATTGACAGGGACCTCCTGCTACTATTGACTCCAGTTGCATTCTGTCATGCCCTTGGACATGTAATGTCTAATGTGTCATTTGCAGCTGTTGCTGTCTCTTTTACACACACCATCAAAG CTCTAGAGCCATTCTTCAATGCTGCTGCTTCTCAATTTGTCCTGGGGCATCAAATTCCATTGTCCCTATGGTTGTCATTGGCTCCAGTAGTTATTG GTGTATCAATGGCATCATTGACTGAACTTTCCTTCAACTGGACTGGGTTCATAAGTGCAATGATTTCAAACATTGCTTTTACCTACAGAAGTATCTATTCAAAAAAAGCAATG ACTGGTATGGACAGCACAAATGTGTATGCTTACATTTCAATAATTGCCCTCTTGTTTTGCATCCCTCCAGCAGTACTA ATAGAGGGCCCTCAGCTGATGCAGTATGGTTTCAGAGGCGCAATTGCCAAAGTGGGATTATTTAAGTTTGTGTCTGATTTGTTTTGGATTGGACTGTTTTATCATCTGTATAACCAG GTTGCCACAAATACTTTGGAACGAGTTGCACCACTTACACATGCTGTTGGAAATGTGTTGAAGCGAGTTTTTGTCATTGGATTCTCCATTGTTGTATTTG GCAATAGAATTTCCACTCAAACTGGAATTGGTACTGCAATAGCCATTGCAGGTGTTGCCATCTACTCTCTCATAAAGGCTAACATGGAAGAGCAAAAACGG GTTCGGCTCTCCTGCGCCGCTAGTTCCTGTGCAAATAAATACGGCAATTCTGATCTTTGA
- the LOC110648256 gene encoding triose phosphate/phosphate translocator, chloroplastic isoform X2: protein MASSVTASIHSSICASRLPSLYLSPSRITPNHVLLKTRSHLDTRLAFSSLPDIPNSPLPVEFSSKPLRLAGWSQTIRRRGSVELPVVKAAAADAEGHVEPAKSFGERFPALVTGFFFFMWYFLNVVFNILNKKVYNYFPYPYFVSVIHLLVGVAYCLVSWAVGLPKRAPIDRDLLLLLTPVAFCHALGHVMSNVSFAAVAVSFTHTIKALEPFFNAAASQFVLGHQIPLSLWLSLAPVVIGVSMASLTELSFNWTGFISAMISNIAFTYRSIYSKKAMTGMDSTNVYAYISIIALLFCIPPAVLIEGPQLMQYGFRGAIAKVGLFKFVSDLFWIGLFYHLYNQVATNTLERVAPLTHAVGNVLKRVFVIGFSIVVFGNRISTQTGIGTAIAIAGVAIYSLIKANMEEQKRKAALAPAS from the exons ATGGCTTCTTCTGTCACAGCCTCAAttcattcttcaatttgtgcttCTCGCTTGCCTTCACTCTACTTATCGCCTAGCAGAATTACGCCAAATCATGTTTTGCTTAAAACTCGATCACACCTCGATACTCGCTTGGCTTTCTCTTCGTTGCCGGACATTCCAAACTCTCCTTTGCCAGTTGAATTCTCAAGCAAGCCGTTGAGACTCGCCGGTTGGAGTCAAACGATTAGGCGACGAGGTTCTGTTGAACTTCCTGTCGTAAAAGCTGCAGCTGCTGATGCCGAAGG ACATGTGGAGCCTGCTAAAAGCTTTGGCGAGAGATTTCCTGCACTGGTTACGGGTTTCTTCTTCTTTATGTG GTACTTCTTAAATGTCGTCTTCAACATTCTGAACAAGAAGGTCTATAATTATTTCCCATATCCATA TTTTGTATCGGTCATACATCTCTTAGTTGGAGTGGCATACTGTCTTGTTTCTTGGGCTGTTGGTCTACCAAAACGTGCA CCGATTGACAGGGACCTCCTGCTACTATTGACTCCAGTTGCATTCTGTCATGCCCTTGGACATGTAATGTCTAATGTGTCATTTGCAGCTGTTGCTGTCTCTTTTACACACACCATCAAAG CTCTAGAGCCATTCTTCAATGCTGCTGCTTCTCAATTTGTCCTGGGGCATCAAATTCCATTGTCCCTATGGTTGTCATTGGCTCCAGTAGTTATTG GTGTATCAATGGCATCATTGACTGAACTTTCCTTCAACTGGACTGGGTTCATAAGTGCAATGATTTCAAACATTGCTTTTACCTACAGAAGTATCTATTCAAAAAAAGCAATG ACTGGTATGGACAGCACAAATGTGTATGCTTACATTTCAATAATTGCCCTCTTGTTTTGCATCCCTCCAGCAGTACTA ATAGAGGGCCCTCAGCTGATGCAGTATGGTTTCAGAGGCGCAATTGCCAAAGTGGGATTATTTAAGTTTGTGTCTGATTTGTTTTGGATTGGACTGTTTTATCATCTGTATAACCAG GTTGCCACAAATACTTTGGAACGAGTTGCACCACTTACACATGCTGTTGGAAATGTGTTGAAGCGAGTTTTTGTCATTGGATTCTCCATTGTTGTATTTG GCAATAGAATTTCCACTCAAACTGGAATTGGTACTGCAATAGCCATTGCAGGTGTTGCCATCTACTCTCTCATAAAGGCTAACATGGAAGAGCAAAAACGG AAGGCTGCTTTAGCTCCTGCATCATAA